TACAAAATCGCGCAAAAGTTCAATACTTGCTGCCAATAACACAGTTTTAAAGAAAGATAATTGGGAAGGATCTTTTTCGTATAAATCACGGTAAATATAAGCTTCGGCAACTCCTTCACCTTTATAGCGTTTTGCTATTTGTTTAAGTGTGTAGTTGTGTGAGTGCTCCACCATGGCATCCTTGGCATATCCAATTTTATAGCCCAATTGCTTCATTCTCCAAGACCATTCAATATCTTCAGAATATTGCAGATCTTCGTTGAAGGGATTGTTTTTGATATATTCAGCTTTTACAGCAGAGCTGGCAAGAGAGAAGAAATGCCTCCACTTAGAAGCAGTTTTCCCATCACCAAACGCCCTAAGATAGTCTTTTTTAACCGGCGGAATAGCATCTGGGCGAGGAATCTGATTTGCATAAACTGCAATTAGCTCGCTATCAGTTTCCAGTGGGCGAATTAGATTTTCTAACCATTCTTCGTTACATGGAATAGCATCTGCATTATTGAAGACTATATACTCTCCAGAGGCGTAGGTTATAGCTTCATTGAGAACTTTCCCGGGAATGTATTGTTGGGCAGGTATGCTATATACTTTAAGCGTCTTGGCTTTTTGTAATAATTCCCAACCTCCATCGGTAGAACCTGAATCTACACAAATTAACTCGAAATCTTGCCTGCTTTGCTTCTGAAACATATCCAAAGTTTTTTCTAGCCAGGGCATCTCGTTTTTTGCACGCAGAATTATGCTAATCATATATCGATTTCCACTTTTGTTTCGTTGAGATAGCCAAATCTTTTGCGCTCGAAGCGATTGCTCATAGACATAATAATCTTTACACCTCGCCCGCTTGAATTCGCCCCATCCAGCTCAAAATCGTAAGGTTCCTCGATGCTGTAAGACAAGTTTTCGGGTACCCATTCGATACCTTTATCCCAAAAACGGATAGAAAGCATATTCGGTATTACTCGGAACTCCAGAACTATTTCTGCATCTTCCCGATAATTGTAACCATAGGTTATAATGTTGTTTAAGAACTCATCAACAATCAGTTCTGCTTTTGCCGCCAAGAATGAATCATTGGTCCATTTTAGCACCAATCGTTCACATTCCTGGGCGGTTTTTCCAACTTCTCGCAAAGCGGAGCGCAATACGAGGTGATGATGTCGGGTAATACCCCCGGGTTTTGGAATATCACTTTTTGAATGCAAAGCTTGGAAGGCAAATAAAGTAAAATCGTCCAGATTGGTGCGAAAGTCATTTTTGATCAAGTAATCGATAATCTTGAAAGGAATCGTAATACATGTATCCCTATCGGATATATTGGAAAGTAACTGCCTAATGCCCTCGATGCCAAATTGCAAACCCTTATGGTTTGTGCACTCATAGATGCCATCGGTAAAAACCAAGAAAATATCAGTACTGTTAAGTGGTAACCGATCCATATCTTCATCATTATAGTTGGTATAGGGCATCCATCCCAAAGGGAGTGAGCCTTTTTCATCTAAAATCTTGATCTGAGAAGTTAGGGAATTTATTTTAATTAAAGGAGGATGTCCTGCGTTTAAAAAGCGTATTTCCTGCTCGTTGATATCTACCACTCCCATTAAAAGCGTAAGGTAATTATTATGCATAAAGAGATCGTTGTAAAGCCTCTCGTTGAGTTTTGTAAAAAGCTCTGCCATAGATTTTGTATCTTGATAGGCTTCTACCATTAGCTTGATGGTAGATTTTATGGCTGTCATTAGTAACGCTGCTTGTACTCCATGCCCCGAAACATCGCCAATATATACAACGTATTTTGTATCCGAAAGTTTGATGCGATCAAAAAGGTCGCCACCAACTGCTTCACAGGGCTCGTAATAAGAAGAGAATAAAATTTCTTTGTCCAGATAAACCCATTTGGGCAATATTGCCTGCTGAATATTGGCAGCCGTGCTAAGATCTTTACGTAAAGCATCGATCAATTGAAGATTCTTGTGTTCGGCACGTGTTAAAGTAATGGTATTGTTCACGCGGGCAAGCAATTCAAGCCGTGAGACTGGCTTTTTGATGTAATCTGCCGAGCCCGCCTCAAAACCCTTGTTTACAGATTCATCGTCTTGGCTTGCAGTAACTAAGATAACTGGAATATCTGGTTTGGATTTATGCATAAGCTTACAAGTTTCATAACCATCCAAGCCACTACCCATATTAACATCCAATAACACCAATTCATAGCTATTATCTGCGATTTTTTTTAAAGCTTCTTCACCACTATGACAATAGTCTGTTTGATAGTTATCTCCCTTAAGGATACTGGAGATAATCTGAATAATGATATCTTCATCATCCACGATTAATACTTTAGCTTCTAAATCCATCATGTCCTCTTCATATATGTAGGTTAGCTAGGTTTTTTTGTATAACGGCAGAAGCTTAGTAGATATCCCGAAGAGCTAGTTTCTTCTCTAAGAACCGATTTTTCCCATTGGCTGAAATCAAAATCGGGAAATCTGGTATTTCCAGGGATATCTGCTCTAATGTGTGTTATGTACATAATGTGAACTAAATTCAGAGCTTGGGCAAATACATTTGCTCCACCAATTATAAAAGCATCGGGAAAGCAAGATAGCGCATCATGAAGAGAGTGTTTTACAACAATTTGAGGTGCGCTGAACTCCCGATTCGTACTCAGAACAACGTTTTTTCTGCCCTCTAATGCAGCCCCTAATGTGAGGAATGTTTTTCTGCCCATAATGATAGTGTTTGCCATTGTTTTCTGTTTGAACCATGCTAAATCTTCTGGAATATGCCAAGGCATTTGGTTATCGTTCCCAATTACCATATTATTTGCCATTGCGACAATTATCTTGGGATTCAAAACCTGCCCACCTCAAAGAAATGGTCTATTGGTTCAATTCCCGCTTGTTTGGCAGCTTGCAGATTACCATAGAAAAGCATCTTTCCATCATCCAAAAAGATAATCTTGTCGGCAATGCGATGAATAGAGGCAAGTTCGTGGGTTACTATCACAATAGTCATTTTAAGTTGATGCTTCAAGTTGAGGATGAGATTATCCAGAGATTCGGAAGTAACGGGATCTAATCCAGCCGACGGCTCATCACAAAAAAGTATTTCAGGATCAAGCGCTAAGGCTCGAGCTAAAGATGCTCGCTTCTTCATGCCTCCAGATAACTCTGAAGGAAATTTATAGATAGCATGACTCAATCCTACTAAATGCAATTTAACTCGAATTATCCTATCGATAACTTTGGTGGAAAGATCCGTATGCATCTCCAAGGGAATAGATACGTTATCGTAAACGGGAATAGAATTTAGTAAAGCGCCATTTTGAAAAAGCATTCCAGTGCGTTTTAACACTGCATAAAACTCATTTTCGCCCATATCAAGGATTTCATCACCCCAAAATTTCACGCTCCCAGCGGCTGGTTCATAAAGCCTTAGCATGTTTTTTAATAATGTGGTTTTCCCACAACCGCTACCCCCCAATATCACTGTAATTTCTCCAGGATATATGTCGACAGAAATGCCATCGAGTATGGTGAGTTCATCATATTTGGCAACGAGACCCTTAACCTCAATAATTGGTTTGCCGCTAAACAGTTCTTCTTTCTTCATAAATATAACAAACTAAAGACAGCATCGAAGAGGATAACGGCAAATATAGAGCTTACCACTGCTGCTGTGGTTGCTCTTCCCACTCCCTCAGCACCGCCTTTTACTTGAAATCCGTAATAAGATCCCACGATCACAATCACCCAAGCAAACCATATACTTTTTCCAAAACTGATAATGATATCTTTGATGCTGATTATTTCTATGGATCGGTCTATAAAAGTTTCCATCGAAGTATCCAATAGAACAAGTGCTATGAGTCCTCCTCCGATCTCAGCTACTAAGATGCTAAACATTACCAAAATGGGCATTACAAACGTGATGGCATGAAACTTGGGAACAACCACAAAACGTATGGGGTGCAGAGACATCATGCGTAAAGCATCCAATTCTTCAGTAACTTGCATGGTAGCTATCTCAGATGCGATTGCACTTCCACTGCGCCCAGCAACAATAATCGATGTAATTAAGGGTCCCATTTCCCTAACCATCGTAATAGCAAGTAGATCAGCCAAAAACACACCTGCGCCAAAGTTCTTGAGCTGTACTCCAGACTGTAGAGACAAAATGAAACCAATAATAAATGAAAGTAACGCCACAATGGGCAGGGCTTGAGATCCAAGCAGTGCTGCTTGCTGGATTGTAGATCCCTTGCGTCGGCTCTTCGCATTAAACAAACCCACGGCACTGTAATAGAATATTTCGGAAGCAAGGGTAAGGGCTTCTATCATAGAATAGTAGAAGGCTATTGCATTGTGACCTAATTGTTCAAAAGTACCCATCTCTCTATTTGGTGCAACAATTGGTAGATTGATGGTAGTAAAAGTATCAATAACCGCCTGAACTTCTGATTTTGCACCCCTAAAAAGCAAAATTCCGCTCTTTTGTCCAAAATGTTGATGCACTTCATCCAGAAACGATACACCGGCACTATCAAGAGATTCGATGCCGCCCAGATCTATCATCGTAACTTGTTCTTGAATACTGGATTTTAACAACTTACTCAATTCTTTTTCGGCAGAAGGCACATTTTCTTTGGTAAAAACACCTTCCAGTACCAGTACGTTGTTGGATAGTTTAAGATACATCAGTAGAACAAACTCATCCTAAGATACGAGGTATAGTTGTAAACCCACCAAGGCTTAATTCTTTCATCATACTCAAGCTTCAGTTTAAACTCAAGCGAAATATTGCGATAAATCCTCAAGTTTATTTGGTTCTCATTCTCGATGCGAGGCATAACCCCTGTTTCTTCAATGGGGAACAAAGCGTCAACACTTGAATTCAAAGAGAAGAAGGAGAGTAGATTTACCAATGAAAAGATTAGTGTTGTTTCGATTCCGCGACTGTAATTATCAGGTGATTCCCGATAAATATCATATCCTGAGTCGGTTTTTTCATAGCTATAAGAATTATTATTCAAATCTTGTTGCCAGCCGTATCCTCCGCGTAAACTCATATAGCTCTTAGGGCTAAAATTAATGCGGTATGTTAACCCTCCCCCTTCTTTTAACCTGAGTGGATACATAGCAATTTTGGAGCGAATTTCGTCTGTGTTTTCAACTCGTTGAACCTCAGTTCCCTCACTGTTTATCTTAATGTAATTCTTTACATCTGAAAATTTGGTATATTCATCCCAAAAATGTGTATTGAGATCTCCTCTAAGATAGAAAGCAAAGTTATTAAGCAATCGCTTTTGCTTTCCCCAAGGATAAATAAGAAAAACATTTTTCAACGAATACGAATCGGGGTTGATGCGAAAATCTACGTCTTTAGAAAAATTCGCACCTATATCGTAAATACTTCGCATATTAATATGAAACGGACGGAAATCGTGATCTATGGTATTATCAAACGTGCCAAACAAACTAAGAGAATACATGGGATCATCTTGATCGATTGAATTATCAGCCGAAAGATTTACGTTGGCGTGGATGATTCCTTTATGAAACTTGATGCTACCAATACCTAAATCATCTGATAACACACCGGCACCAACCAAAATATTTCCACTTGAACTGGTTGGATCTACAACAATAGTTAGAGTATGACTATCGCCTTTAACTAAGTTAACTGTGGTAAAATCCTTTAGATCGCTCCAAGAATAGCCCCCTAACGTAACCATATAAGAACCGGGCGGGAGTATCCAAAGTTCCTCCTCTATTCCATGTTCATCGTCACTTAAACTAAAGCCCGTGCCTACCTTCCTATATCCATAATCATCTTCATTTTGAATCCATATATCATATATTTGGCGTACTTTACTCTGAGATTGATCCAATATTCTAACTTTAAGCTCACACCAATTGCGTTCAACAACTGTGCGCTGACGTGGATATACATTGAGAATCATTTGAATATCTTCATTGTATCCGGTAATAATACGGTATTTACCCGGATCAAGCTGTAATGGCGAATTATAAGTGCCCCATTGTTCTGAGATAGAGGTATTAAGAGAATCTAAGCCCTCAACTCGATATAGTATATCATTGGCAATCGGGGATTTTGTGCTTAGAAACAGCTCACCATATTCAATTTGAGACAGATTTTCATCTAGCTGTTGAAAATAATACTCTTCTGGAGCAGTTAGCGTATCCTGATAATCCCGGCGAGTGCTACGAATGGGACGTCCGGCAAAATGCATAATACATAATGCGGCAAATGTGTTCGTCTCTTCCATTATCATATTGTTAAAAACCTGCACCAAATACACGGTAGAATCATCGCTCAAATCGTGATAACGCTCATTGCGATGGGCAATAATCACCTTCTCTGATGTACTATCGCGCATTACAAATTCCATTCTTAAAAAAGCCCTGGGGTTCTTTCCCTCTATCTTTTCAATGTTCAGAACGTTAGTTTCCAAGTAATAATTCGGATCCGTCTCTCCGGTGTCCCTACTCACATTAGAGAATATATTGTAAGCGCGTAACCTTTGGGTTATCAAATTGGGAATAGCATCGGTTAGACGATTTGCCCAGAGATCGTTATTCATAAACCGAACTCTATAGAAGTTTTCTTTAACCACAATTTGATTTCGACTGTATGTCCTATTTATCTTGCTGTTAAAAACGTGCAAGGTTTTTCCGCTGGAAACATCTAACTTTAGTTCAGTTTTTTCTGTACTGGGCTGATAGTCCAGAACGTAATAATTGGTTTGGATGCGTTCAACTTTACTAAAACACCCTCCCACAAAGATTAAGGCTGACAAAACAATAAGTAAATATATCCGTTTCATTATACACCTTCCTCGCATCTTAATTGCCGCGCAGTAAAATTGCCGGATTATCAGAGATTTGCCTTGAGAAATCATTTAAGTTTTCTGAAGCATACCTCATATTCTCCAGGGTTTCCAGCAAATCATCTTGCGATCTCAATAGCGCACGGTTGAGAGTGTTTACCAAAACTCCGGTTCTTTGAATAGTAGTACCAAGATTTGATACCATTTCTTTTACATTTGCCTCAGCTAATTGAGCTGAGAGTGCATCAATATTTTGCACTATCGATACAAATTCATCCGAAGATAGTAGTTGATTGATTGTATCTAAAGAACGGTTGATATTAGTACTAATACTTACTATCTGCTCCGTTCCCTCCAATACTAGAGTATTTGTATTCTGACCAATGTTATTGAGATGGAATCTAGTATCCTGTAACAAATATTCAGTTTGGTCAGTAATGTCTCCCACGGTTTTATTTAAATTTCTGGTAATGAGTACCAGTTCATCATTCAATGTTTCGGCTATTTGATTTATGGATTCCACAGAGCTATCGGATATATCTTCTATACTGTTGTTCAAGGTTTGAGTTATGGAATCCAGATTTCGGCTAAGATCCTCTGTAAGATTTGCAGTATTGTTGGCAATTCGATTAAAAGAATCTAGGGTACCGCTCAGTTTATTGCGTGTTATTTCCAAAATTGCCCCAGTCTCATCTAATATCTTGGCAATATTCTCCCGATTCTGTTCACTTGTAATTTCGTTTATATTCTGAGCAATCGCATCTATCTTCTCGGCTATGGAAATAGCTCGTTCCGAAATATCGTCGATCATCGTGGATCCAGCTTTTATATTGCTACCAGGGCTTATGGTGCGCGCTTCATTTGTGCCGCCTCGGATCTCCACAGCTTTCAATCCGGTTATTCCCACCAAACTTAGAACTGCCTCAGTGTTTTCTTTTATAGGGGTACCAGGTTCGATATTTATTGTTACCCTCACCTTCAGTACATCATCTGGATCTATTTTGATGTCCTCCACTCTACCAACTTTAATCCCTTGATAGTTTACGGTTCCCCCTACCTGCAAACCGCTTACAGGATAGTCTTCAAAAACTATATAATAAGTATCCCACTTTTGAGTGAGGCGATTGCCTGCAACTGCCGCAGCAAAAACCAATATCAGAATACTGCCAACCGCTAAAAAAACGCCTAAACGAACTTTTGTTGCTTTAGATACCAAATCTATCCCCCTTAATTGTAGGTAAGATCACCCGTAATAAGCATATTACTGATTTTTGTTGGTTTTTCTGCTTTAAGGTGTACTCGTCCGTCACAGATAACATCAGCTCCAAAGCCTACATCGCCTTCAATAATCAGCTCCTTGCAACCTGCTAACGAAGGAACTGTCTCAAAGCGATTAAGCAATTGGTCGATATTGCCATAATACCTGCTATCCAAATCTATATAAGGAATCTTTGATACTCCTCGTTTTAGTTTAATCTGATACTGATCGTTAAGCTCGTAAAGGTCTGACCAGATAGCCAAAAGATCATTCGTTTTTTTTACGGGAGCAAAACGTTCACGAGGAAC
This genomic interval from Candidatus Cloacimonadota bacterium contains the following:
- a CDS encoding PqiC family protein, whose protein sequence is MKRIYLLIVLSALIFVGGCFSKVERIQTNYYVLDYQPSTEKTELKLDVSSGKTLHVFNSKINRTYSRNQIVVKENFYRVRFMNNDLWANRLTDAIPNLITQRLRAYNIFSNVSRDTGETDPNYYLETNVLNIEKIEGKNPRAFLRMEFVMRDSTSEKVIIAHRNERYHDLSDDSTVYLVQVFNNMIMEETNTFAALCIMHFAGRPIRSTRRDYQDTLTAPEEYYFQQLDENLSQIEYGELFLSTKSPIANDILYRVEGLDSLNTSISEQWGTYNSPLQLDPGKYRIITGYNEDIQMILNVYPRQRTVVERNWCELKVRILDQSQSKVRQIYDIWIQNEDDYGYRKVGTGFSLSDDEHGIEEELWILPPGSYMVTLGGYSWSDLKDFTTVNLVKGDSHTLTIVVDPTSSSGNILVGAGVLSDDLGIGSIKFHKGIIHANVNLSADNSIDQDDPMYSLSLFGTFDNTIDHDFRPFHINMRSIYDIGANFSKDVDFRINPDSYSLKNVFLIYPWGKQKRLLNNFAFYLRGDLNTHFWDEYTKFSDVKNYIKINSEGTEVQRVENTDEIRSKIAMYPLRLKEGGGLTYRINFSPKSYMSLRGGYGWQQDLNNNSYSYEKTDSGYDIYRESPDNYSRGIETTLIFSLVNLLSFFSLNSSVDALFPIEETGVMPRIENENQINLRIYRNISLEFKLKLEYDERIKPWWVYNYTSYLRMSLFY
- a CDS encoding MlaD family protein; this encodes MVSKATKVRLGVFLAVGSILILVFAAAVAGNRLTQKWDTYYIVFEDYPVSGLQVGGTVNYQGIKVGRVEDIKIDPDDVLKVRVTINIEPGTPIKENTEAVLSLVGITGLKAVEIRGGTNEARTISPGSNIKAGSTMIDDISERAISIAEKIDAIAQNINEITSEQNRENIAKILDETGAILEITRNKLSGTLDSFNRIANNTANLTEDLSRNLDSITQTLNNSIEDISDSSVESINQIAETLNDELVLITRNLNKTVGDITDQTEYLLQDTRFHLNNIGQNTNTLVLEGTEQIVSISTNINRSLDTINQLLSSDEFVSIVQNIDALSAQLAEANVKEMVSNLGTTIQRTGVLVNTLNRALLRSQDDLLETLENMRYASENLNDFSRQISDNPAILLRGN
- a CDS encoding ATP-binding cassette domain-containing protein, with the translated sequence MKKEELFSGKPIIEVKGLVAKYDELTILDGISVDIYPGEITVILGGSGCGKTTLLKNMLRLYEPAAGSVKFWGDEILDMGENEFYAVLKRTGMLFQNGALLNSIPVYDNVSIPLEMHTDLSTKVIDRIIRVKLHLVGLSHAIYKFPSELSGGMKKRASLARALALDPEILFCDEPSAGLDPVTSESLDNLILNLKHQLKMTIVIVTHELASIHRIADKIIFLDDGKMLFYGNLQAAKQAGIEPIDHFFEVGRF
- a CDS encoding SpoIIE family protein phosphatase is translated as MMDLEAKVLIVDDEDIIIQIISSILKGDNYQTDYCHSGEEALKKIADNSYELVLLDVNMGSGLDGYETCKLMHKSKPDIPVILVTASQDDESVNKGFEAGSADYIKKPVSRLELLARVNNTITLTRAEHKNLQLIDALRKDLSTAANIQQAILPKWVYLDKEILFSSYYEPCEAVGGDLFDRIKLSDTKYVVYIGDVSGHGVQAALLMTAIKSTIKLMVEAYQDTKSMAELFTKLNERLYNDLFMHNNYLTLLMGVVDINEQEIRFLNAGHPPLIKINSLTSQIKILDEKGSLPLGWMPYTNYNDEDMDRLPLNSTDIFLVFTDGIYECTNHKGLQFGIEGIRQLLSNISDRDTCITIPFKIIDYLIKNDFRTNLDDFTLFAFQALHSKSDIPKPGGITRHHHLVLRSALREVGKTAQECERLVLKWTNDSFLAAKAELIVDEFLNNIITYGYNYREDAEIVLEFRVIPNMLSIRFWDKGIEWVPENLSYSIEEPYDFELDGANSSGRGVKIIMSMSNRFERKRFGYLNETKVEIDI
- a CDS encoding dihydrofolate reductase, which gives rise to MNPKIIVAMANNMVIGNDNQMPWHIPEDLAWFKQKTMANTIIMGRKTFLTLGAALEGRKNVVLSTNREFSAPQIVVKHSLHDALSCFPDAFIIGGANVFAQALNLVHIMYITHIRADIPGNTRFPDFDFSQWEKSVLREETSSSGYLLSFCRYTKKPS
- a CDS encoding MlaE family lipid ABC transporter permease subunit — translated: MYLKLSNNVLVLEGVFTKENVPSAEKELSKLLKSSIQEQVTMIDLGGIESLDSAGVSFLDEVHQHFGQKSGILLFRGAKSEVQAVIDTFTTINLPIVAPNREMGTFEQLGHNAIAFYYSMIEALTLASEIFYYSAVGLFNAKSRRKGSTIQQAALLGSQALPIVALLSFIIGFILSLQSGVQLKNFGAGVFLADLLAITMVREMGPLITSIIVAGRSGSAIASEIATMQVTEELDALRMMSLHPIRFVVVPKFHAITFVMPILVMFSILVAEIGGGLIALVLLDTSMETFIDRSIEIISIKDIIISFGKSIWFAWVIVIVGSYYGFQVKGGAEGVGRATTAAVVSSIFAVILFDAVFSLLYL